CGACCGCGCGGACGGTTCGCTGGCCACGCTGTCCGTCGAGGGCCAGCCGCAGCGTGCGGTGGCGCTCAAGCGGCGCGAGACGGCCGAGCTGATCGCCGAGGAGCTGCGGCGCCTCGACCCGGACGACACGTACGCGGCGGCGCTCAGCTTCGGGGTCGAGCACCTCTACGACGCCGCGAAGGCCTCCGGCGGGAGTCGGTCCGCCGGCTCGGAGTCCGCGGGCACGGAGCCCGCGGGCACGGAGTCCGGCGGCGAGCGGTCCGACGCCGCGGAGTCGGCGGGCGAGGCCGAGGCCAAGCCCGCCGCCAAGAAGGCGAAGGCTCCGGCGAAGCGGGCGGCCAAGTGAGCGCCCCGCAGCTGGTCGTGCACCGCGCCAAGGAGCTGATGGCCCAGGCCGCCGCGGCCCGCCTGATCACCCGCATCGTGGACGCCCAGTCCTCGCGCGGCAGCGCCTCGGTGGTGCTCACCGGCGGCCGCAACGGCAACGGCCTGCTCGCCGCCCTCGCCGCGGCGCCCGCGCGGGACGCGGTGGACTGGTCCCGGCTCGACCTGTGGTGGGGCGACGAACGCTTCCTGCCCGAGGGCGACCCGGACCGCAATGTCACCCAGGCCCGCGCGGCACTCCTGGACGCCGTACCGCTGGACCCGAAGCGGGTGCACCCGATGCCCGCCGCCGACGCGGGCGGGGCGGTGCACTCCGGCGATGCCGACGCCGCGGCCGAGGCCTACGCACGCGAGCTCGCGGCGGCGGCCGGGCCGGAGGACCACGCAGGGGTACCGGCCTTCGACGTACTGATGCTCGGCGTCGGTCCGGACACCCATGTCGCCTCGCTCTTCCCGGAGTTGCCCGCGGTCCGCGAGACCGAGCGCACCGTGGTGGGCGTGCACGGTGCGCCGAAGCCGCCGCCCACCCGTGTCTCGCTGACACTGCCCGCGATCCGGGCCGCCCGCGAGGTGTGGCTGCTCGCGGCGGGCGAGGACAAGGCGGGCGCCGTGGCGATCGCCCTCTCCGGCGCGGGCGAGATCCAGGCCCCCGCGGCGGGCGCCCGCGGCACGGCCCGCACCCTGTGGCTGCTCGACGCGGCCGCCGCCTCGCAGCTCCCCCGGGACCTGCTGCCGCCCGCGGTGGCCTGAGCCGGGACGGGACGGGCCGTACGTGGGAGTCGCTGCGGGGCAGCCGGTCGTCGGTACCGGTCAGCGGTACGGGTCAGCGGTACGGGTCAGCCGGTCCGCGGGAGCGGGCAGTTGCTCAGGCCGCGGACCGGTCGCTCGCCTCGGCGAGCCGGTACCGGCTTCCGTCCCGCTCCCGTACGAGCAGCCCCTCGCAGACGCAGTAGCGGCGCAGCGCGGCCGTGTCCTCGTGCACCTCGGCGAAGGCCTCGTTGACCTCCTGCTCGGTGTAAGTGCGGCCGGGCGCGAGGTACTTGGCGGTCAGATGGACGAGGAGTTCCTGGCGGACGGAGCGCCGGACCGGGATGGCGGTGAGCCGGCCCCCGGCGAAGAAGCCGACCAGGGCACGCGGCACGTCCGGCGCCGCCTCGGGCGGGGGCGGACGGCGGAACACCCCGGGATCGGCGTACAGCGAACCGTCCTCCGCTCGCCGTACGAGTCCGGCCTGCACCAGCCGCGCGAGCGGCCTGCGGACCTCCTCGACCTCGCGGGGCGGCAGTTGCCCGAGCACGATCCTCGCGTACAGGCGCTGTCGTTCCGGGTCCGCGAGCGCGGCGAGTACATGGTCCATGACGGTCCTCCGTGGGTGGTCTGCCCGCGCAGTCTTCTCCGCCCGGCCCTGGGCCGCATCCCAATTTCGCTACGGGCCGGCGCGGCCGTGTCCCCGCCGGGCCACCGCCGCGCCCGCTACGGGCGGCTCAACGCCCCCTGAACTCCCGGTACTTGGCGACCAGCGCCTGTGTCGAGGCATCAAGTCCGGGGACGTCCGCGCCGTCGGTGAGCGCGGGTTCCACGCGCTTGGCGAGCACCTTGCCGAGTTCGACGCCCCACTGGTCGAAGGAGTCGATGTTCCACACCGCGCCCTGGACGAAGACCTTGTGCTCGTAGAGGGCCACCAACTGGCCGAGCACGGACGGCGTGAGCTTCTTGGCCAGGATGGTCGTGGTGGGGTGGTTGCCCTTGAAGGTCTTGTGCGGGACGAGGTCCTCGCTCACACCCTCGGCCCGGACCTCCTCGGCGCTCTTGCCGAAGGCCAGCGCCTGGGTCTGTGCGAAGAAGTTGGCCATCAGCAGGTCGTGCTGGGCGATCAGACCGGGCTGGAGATCGTGCACCGGCGCGGCGAAGCCGATGAAGTCGGCCGGGATCAGCTTGGTGCCCTGGTGGATCAGCTGGAAGTAGGCGTGCTGGCCGTTGGTGCCCGGGGTGCCCCAGACCACGGGACCGGTCTGCCAGGAGACCTCCTGGCCCGAGCGGTCCACGTACTTGCCGTTGGACTCCATGTCGAGCTGCTGGAGATAGGCAGGGAACCGCGAGAGATAGTGCGAGTAGGGCAGCACGGCGTGCGACTGGGCGCCGAGGAAGTTGCCGTACCAGATGCCCAACAGGCCCATCAGCAAAGGGGCGTTGGCCTCGGGCGGCGCGGTGCGGAAGTGCTCGTCCATCAGGTGGAAGCCGTCGAGCATCTCCCGGAAGCGCTCCGGGCCGATCGCGATCATCAGGGAGAGCCCGATGGCGGAGTCGTAGGAGTAGCGGCCGCCGACCCACTCCCAGAACTCGAACATATTGGCCGTGTCGATGCCGAAGGCGGCCACCTTCTCGGCGTTGGTGGACAGCGCCACGAAGTGCTTGGCGACCGCGTCCTGTCCGGCCCGCAGCTCGGTGAGCAGCCAGTCCCGCGCGGAGGTGGCGTTGGTGAGCGTCTCGATGGTGGTGAACGTCTTGGAGGCGATGACGAACAGGGTCTCGGCCGGGTCCAGGTCGCGCACGGCCTCGTGCAGATCGGCGCCGTCGACGTTGGAGACGAAACGGACCGTCAACTCCCGGTCGGTGAAGGAGCGCAGGACCTCGTAGGCCATCGCGGGGCCGAGGTCGGAGCCGCCGATGCCGATGTTGACGACATTGCGGACGGGCTTGCCGGTGTGCCCGGTCCACTCCCCCGCGCGCACCCGGTCGGCGAAGGCGCTCATCTTGTCCAGAACGGCATGCACCTCGGGCACCACATTGGTGCCGTCCACCTCGGCCACGGCCTCGCGCGGGGCCCGCAGCGCGGTGTGCAGCACCGGCCGGTTCTCCGTGATGTTGATCCGCTCGCCGCGGAACATGGCGTCCCGCAGCCCGAACACGTCCCGGGCGGCGGCCAGTTCGCGCAGCAGCCGCAGCGTCTCGTCGGTGACCAGATGCTTGGCGTAGTCGATGTGCAGGTCCCCGACCTGGAGCGTGTAGGTGTCCGCACGCTCCGGACCGGCGGCGAACAGCTCGCGCAGCCGCACCTCGCCGAGCTCCTGCCGGTGCTTCTCCAGCGCCTGCCACTCGGCGGTCCTGTCGAGCCTGGAAGGGCTTGCTGCGTTCATCCGGGCGTCAGCCTTCTCTCTGTCCCTCGTCCTGACGTACGACGCGTGCCTCGCGCGTCCCCGTCCTGTGCCCCGCGGCTCCCAACTTAATTGATCAGGCGGCGGGTACGGGCAAGGCGAGGACCGGGGCGACGACAACGCGACAGCGGGGCGGCGAGGCTGCGAGAGGCTTCGCGCGAGGGCGCCAAGGACAAGCGCGCACGCCCGGGCGCGCGCCGTGCCACCGGGACGCAGGTCCCGTAAAACGCGTGCGGCCGGGCGCGCTTGGGCACCCGGCCGTTCTCAGATCTCGCCCCGCAGCTTGGCGAGGGCTTCGGCGAGGATCGCCTCGCCGTCCGCGTCGCTGCGCCGCTCCCGTACATACGCGAGGTGCGTCTTGTACGGCTCGGTGCGCGGCGGGTCCGGCGGGTTGTCCGCGTCCTGCCCCGCCGGGAAGCCGCAGCGCGGGCAGTCCCAGGTGTCGGGCACGGTCGCGTCGCTGGCGAAGCTGGGCTTGGTCTCGTGCCCGTTGGAGCACCAGAAGGAGATGCGCAGCCGGGGCGCGGACTCGCCACGCTCGGCCTCGCCCATCGGCCCCGCCCCGACCCGGCTTCCCCGGATCGCGTTGCCACTTGCCACGGTCGTAACTCCCTGCGTGAAGGTGCTGCACTGCGTCGGCAGCGGCTGAGCCGTGAAGGGCCTCGAAGGAATTGCCCCCTCCGCTGCAGCGCCTGAAGTCTACGTATCGCTCAACACTCGTCCGGTGAGGGGAGCATGGCCCCGGCGGACACGCAAGCCCCATGATAGGCCGCGCTCGAAGGCGCGTACCCGGCATGGGGCTCACGATTGGTCATTCGGCACGCTCTGCGTCAGTCGATCTTCATCAGCAGACCGAGTACGACGATGCAGGCGAACCACAGCGACCCGACCACGACGGTGATGCGGTCGAGGTTGCGCTCGGCCACGGAGGAGCCGCCGACCGACGACTGCATACCGCCGCCGAACATGTCGGAGAGACCGCCGCCCTTGCCCTTGTGCATCAGCACGAGCAGCATCAGCAGCAGGCTGAGAACGATAAGGGCGATCGAGAACCCCAATTCCACGACTGGACTTCCTTTCCGGGGGATTCCCTCGGATCTGTACGGACAGCGGGGCCGAAGCGTGCTCCGGCCCCGCAAGAGTACGACGTAACGGCGCTAGCGCATACTCACCGGTCTTTGCTACCGGTACCTACTGGTCCCTACTGGTCCTTGAAGCGCACGATCTTGACGAATTCGTCCGCGTCCAGGGCCGCGCCGCCCACCAGGGCGCCGTCGACGTCCGGCTGCGCCATGATCGCGGCCACGTTGGCGCCCTTCACCGAGCCGCCGTACTGGATACGGACCTTCGCGGCCAGTTCCGGCGAGTACAGCTTGGCCAGCTGGTCACGGATCGCGCGGCAGACCTCCTGGGCGTCCTCGGGGGTCGCCACCTCGCCGGTGCCGATCGCCCAGACCGGCTCGTAGGCGATCACGATCGACTCGGCCTGCTCGGCCGGGACGTCCCTCAGGCCGCCCTCGACCTGGGCGAGCGTGTGCTCCACGTGGTTGCCCGCCTTGCGGACCTCCAGGCCCTCGCCGACGCACATGATCGGGGTCAGGCCGTGCTTGTACGCGGCCTTGACCTTGGCGTTGACGATCTCGTCGGTCTCGTGGTGGTACTGGCGGCGCTCCGAGTGGCCGATGGTCACATAGGTGCACTTCAGCTTGGTGAGCATGGGGCCGGAGATCTCGCCGGTGAAGGCGCCGGAGTCCTGGGCCGAGATGTCCTGGGCGCCGTACTTGATCTTCAGCTTGTCGCCGTCGACCAGGGTCTGCACCGAGCGCAGGTCGGTGAACGGCGGGAGCACGGCGACCTCGACGGTCTCGTAGTCCTTGTCCGCGAGCGCGAAGGCGAGCTTCTGGACGTGGGCGATGGCCTCGAGGTGGTTGAGGTTCATCTTCCAGTTGCCCGCCATGAGCGGCGTACGGGTCTCACTCATCAGGTGTTCAGTCCTTAAGTGCGGCGAGGCCGGGGAGCGTCTTGCCCTCGAGGTACTCGAGGCTGGCGCCGCCGCCGGTGGAAATGTGGCCGTAGGCATTCTCGTCGAAACCGAGCAGGCGCACGGCGGCGGCCGAGTCACCGCCGCCCACGACGGTGAACGCAGGGCTGTCGAGCAGCGCCTGCGCGACGGCCCGGGTGCCGCCCTCGAAGTCGGGGTGCTCGAAGACGCCCATCGGGCCGTTCCAGAACACGGTGGCCGCGTCGGCGAGCTTCTCGGCGTAGAGCTTGCGCGTCTCGGGGCCGATGTCCATGCCCTCCTCGTCGGCCGGGATGGCGTCGGCCGGCACGGTGGTGGGGTTGACCGGGGCCTTGGTCTTCAGGTCCGGGAATTCGGGCGAGACCAGGACGTCGACCGGGAGCACGAACTCCACCCCGCGCTCCTTGGCCCGCTTCAGGTAGTCCAGGCAGGCCGGGACCTGGTCCTCCTGGAGCAGCGACTTGCCGACCTCGTGGCCCTGCGCCTTGAGGAAGGTGTAGGCCATGCCGCCGCCGATGAGGATGCGGTCGGCCTTCTCCAAAAGGTGGTCGATCACCCCGAGCTTGTCGGAGACCTTGGCGCCGCCGAGCGCGACGACGTACGGGCGCCGTACGTCCTCGGTGAGCTTCCTGAGCACCTCGACCTCGGCGCCGATCAGATAGCCCGCGTAGTGCAGCAGCTTCGCCGGAAGGTCGAAGACCGAGGCGTGCTTACGGTGCACCGCGCCGAATCCGTCGCCCACGTACACATCGGCCAGGGCGGCGAGCTGCTCGGCGAAGGCGTCGCGCTCGGCATCGTCCTTGCTGGTCTCACCCGGGTTGAAGCGCAGGTTCTCGATCACCGCGACCTGGCCGGGCTCAAGGCCGTCCACGGCCTCGTGCGCGGCGGGGCCGACGGTGTCCTGGGCGAACGCGACCGGCTTGCCGAGGAGTTCACCGAGCCGCTCGGCGGCGGGCAGCAGCGAGAAGGCCGGGTCCGGGGCGCCCTTGGGGCGGCCGAGGTGCGAGGCCACGACCACCTTGGCACCGGCGTCCGCGAGTGCCTTCACCGTGGGCAACACGGCGCGGATACGGCCGTCGTCGGTGATCACCCCGTCGGCGAGCGGCACATTGAGGTCGGCGCGGACGAAGACCCGCCGGGCCTCCACTCCCGCGGCGAGAAGGTCGTCGATCGTCTTCATGTACTGACTCCTGCATTAGCTCTGACAGAAAAATACGGGGGCGGGTGGCGCGCACGCACGACAGGGCCCGGGCAAGCGTGCCCGAGCCCTGTCGATCACATCGCACTGCCTTGCGTGACGGCTAACGGATCAGAGCCGGCCGCCCACGAAGACCGTGAGGTCGACGAGACGGTTGGAGTAGCCCCACTCGTTGTCGTACCAGCCGATGACCTTCACCTGGTTCCCCTCGGCCATGGTCAGCGAGGAGTCGAAGGTGCAGGACGAGGGGTCGGAGACGATGTCGGAGGAGACGATCGGGTCCGCGGTGTACGTCAGGCGGCCCTTCAGCTCGCCGCTCTCGGCGGCCTTCTGGAAGGCGGCGTTGACCTCGTCCTTGGTGACCTCGCGCTCCAGCGTGACGACCAGGTCGGTGACCGAGCCGGTCGGCACCGGGACGCGCATCGCGAGACCGTCGAGCTTGCCCTTGAGCTGCGGAAGGACGAGCGCGGTGGCCTTCGCGGCACCGGTGGTGGTCGGGATGATGTTCTCCGCGGCCGCCCGGGCGCGGCGCAGGTCCTTGTGCGGGAAGTCCAGGATGCGCTGGTCGTTCGTGTACGCGTGGACGGTGGTCATCAGGCCCTTGACGATGCCGAAGTTCTCGTCGAGAACCTTGGCCATCGGCGCCACACAGTTGGTGGTGCAGGAGGCGTTGGAGATGACGTTGTGCTTGGCGGGGTCGTACTGGTTCTCGTTGACGCCCATCACCACGGTGATGTCCTCGTTCTTGGCCGGAGCCGAGATGAGGACCTTCTTCGCGCCGCCCGCGAGGTGCTTGGCGGCGTCGTCGCGGCTGGTGAAGATGCCGGTGGACTCGATCACGATGTCCACGCCCAGCTCACCCCAGGGGATGTCGGCCGGGTTGCGCTCGGACAGGACCTTGATGGTGTGGTCGCCGACGGTGATGCTGTCCGCCGTGTGCGACACCTCCTCGGTCAGACGCCCCAGGATGGTGTCGTACTTGAGCAAATGTGCGGTGGTAGCGGTGTCACCCAGGTCGTTGACGGCCACGATCTCGATGTCCGCACCCTGGTCAAGGAGCGCCCGGAAGTAGTTGCGGCCGATACGGCCGAAGCCATTGATGCCTACGCGGATCGTCACGAAACCGATCTCCTCGTTGGTACGCCGGTTTTCGACGCCGGCGAGTTGAATGGGTTGTCCCCGACCGCCTCCGACCCTACCCCTCTCAACCCCCGTAAGTGACATCGAAACAACGCCCCCGAAACGGCCGGCGGCCCCTACCCGTGAGTACGGATGAGGACCGCCATGGTGGCCATCGGCGAGCGGGCCGGTCAACAGTGCCTACGCCCCTCGTGGCGCGTTCTCGGCCGCCTTTCGAAGAACTTCCGAGAACGCGGTTTTCTCTTTCTCAGCCTGCGAGATTTTCCGCGAGTTCCTCGGACAGGCTGGATTCCGTGCCCGGGATTCCGAGGTCCTGGGCGCGCTTGTCCGCCATGGCGAGCAGCCGCCGGATACGTCCGGCGACGGCGTCCTTGGTCAGCGGCGGGTCGGCCAGCGCGCCCAGCTCCTCCAGGGACGCCTGCTTGTGCTCCATGCGCAGCCGTCCGGCCGCCGCGAGGTGCTCGGGCACCTCCTCGCCGAGGATCTCCAGGGCGCGCTGCACCCGGGCTCCGGCGGCCACCGCGGCGCGGGCCGAGCGGCGCAGGTTGGCGTCGTCGAAGTTGGCGAGGCGGTTGGCGGTGGCCCGCACCTCGCGCCGCATCCGGCGCTCCTCCCAGGCCAGCACCGACTCGTGCGCGCCGAGGCGGGTCAGCAGGGCGCCGATCGCGTCGCCGTCGCGGACCACGACCCGGTCCACGCCGCGTACCTCACGGGCCTTCGCGGCGATCGACAGCCTGCGCGCCGCGCCGACCAGGGCGAGCGCGGCCTCGGGGCCGGGGCAGGTCACCTCCAGCGAGGAGGAGCGGCCGGGTTCGGTGAGCGAGCCGTGCGCGAGGAAGGCGCCGCGCCAGGCGGCCTCGGCGTCACAGGTGGCCCCCGAGACCACCTGCGGCGGCAGCCCGCGGATGGGGCGGCCGCGGCCGTCGACAAGGCCGGTCTGCCGGGCCAGCTGGTCGCCGCCCGCCACGACCCGTACGACGTAGCGCGAGCCGCGGCGCAGTCCGCCCGGGGCCATCACGATCAGCTCGGAACTGTGGCCGAAGATCTCCAGGATGTCGCGCTTGAGGCGGCGCGCCGCCATGGCGGTGTCGAGCTCGGCCTCGATCACGATGCGGCCGCTGACGAGGTGGAGTCCGCCGGCGAACCGCAGGATTGCCGAGACCTCGGCTTTTCTGCAGCACGTCCGGGTGACGGGAAGCCGGGAGATCTCGTCCTTCACCTCTGCCGTCATCGCCATGGGCCGATCCTTCCATGCATCCGAAAAATACGGTCGTACGCGGCGGCCAGCAGCTCCGGGTCGTGCCGGGGAGTCCCGTCGGGCCGTGCCACCGGCGCCAGTTCGACCGCGGCGCCGAAGCGCTCGGCGGCCTGCGTCAGCACGTCACGATCGGGCACGGCGGCCTCGTCGGCCAGCACCACGTCCAGGGCGAGTTTAGGGGCGTGTCGCCCCAAAACCTCCAAATGACGCTGCGGTGAGAAGCCCTCGGTTTCTCCGGGTTGTGGTGCGAGGTTCAGCGAGAGCACCCGGCGCGCCTTGGTCTCGGTGAGCGCCTGGAGCAGCTCGGGCACCAGCAGGTGCGGGATGACCGAGGAGAACCAGGAGCCGGGGCCCAGGACCACCCAGTCCGCGTCGAGCACCGCGGCGACCGCCTCGGGTACCGCGGGCGGGTCCTGCGGGAGAAGGTGGACCGACTGCACCTCGCCCGGGGTGAGCGCCACATTGGCCTGCCCGCGCACGGTGTCCACCTCCTCGGGCCGCTCCGGGTCGTGGCCGCGGACCAGGGCCTGGAGTTCCAGCGGCACCGCGGACATGGGAAGTACCCGTCCGTGTGCGCCGAGCAGGGTGCCGACCAGGTCGAGCGCCTGGACGTGGTCGCCCAGCTGTTCCCACAGTGCCACGATGAGCAGGTTGCCGACCGCGTGGTCGTGCAGCTCGCCCTGGGAGTGGAAGCGGTGCTGGATGACGCGCGCCCAGGTCTGGCCCCATTCGTCGTCGCCGCACAGCGCCGCGAGCGCCTTGCGCAGGTCGCCGGGCGGCAGGACGCCCAGTTCGTCGCGCAGCCGCCCGCTGGAGCCGCCGTCGTCGGCGACGGTGACCACCGCGGTGAGATCGCCGGTGATGCGTCGCAGGGCGGCGAGCGAGGCGGACAGCCCCATCCCGCCGCCGAGCGCGACGACCTTCGGCTGTGCCCCGCGGCGGCCGCCCCGGCGGGTGAGGGCGGACCGTGCCCGCGGCACGGTGGGGCTGTCCCGGAGCATCCGGCGCAGCCGGGAGGTGCCAGATGTCATTCGCGTCCCATGTCCCGGTGGACCACGACGGTTTCCACCCCTTCGGCGGCAAGTCTGGCGGCGAGCTTCTCCGACATTGCGACCGACCGGTGCTTGCCGCCGGTGCAGCCGATCGCGATCGTCACGTAACGCTTGCCCTCGCGCCGGTAGCCCGCCGCGATGAGCTGGAGCAGCTCGGTGTACTGGTTGAGGAACTCCTTGGCGCCGGGCTGGTTGAAGACGTACCCCGACACCTCCTCGTTGAGTCCCGTGAAGGGACGCAGCTCGGGCACCCAGTGCGGGTTCGGCAGGAAGCGGCAGTCGACCACGAGGTCGGCGTCCACCGGCAGGCCGTACTTGTACCCGAAGGACATCACGGTGGCCCGCAGCTCCGGTTCCTCCTCGCCCGCGAACTGGGCGTCCAGCTTGGCGCGCAGTTCGTGGACGTTGAGGCTGGAGGTGTCGATCACCAGGTCGGCGTCGCCGCGCAGTTCGCGCAGCAGTTCCCGCTCGGCCTCGATGCCGTCGACGATGCGGCCGTCACCCTGGAGCGGGTGCGGGCGGCGTACCGACTCGAAGCGGCGCACCAGGGCCTCGTCGGAGGACTCCAGGAAGACGATCCGGCGGGTGACGTGCTTGGTCTCCAGATCGGCGAGGGACTCCCGCAGATTGTCGAAGAAGCGCCTGCCGCGTACGTCGACCACGACGGCGATCCGGGCGACGTTGCCCTGGGAGCGCGCGCCGAGCTCGACCATGGTCGGGATGAGGGCGGGCGGCAGGTTGTCCACGACGAACCAGCCGAGGTCCTCCAGGCACTTCGCGGCCGTGGACCTGCCCGCCCCGGACATGCCGGAGATGATCACCAGCTCCGGGATCACCTGCTCGATGTCCGGTGTCTGTGAGTCCGCGGTCTGTGCGTCCGGGGTCTGTGCGTCCGGGGTCTGTGCGTCCGGGGTCTGTGCGTCCGGGGTCTGTGTGTCCGGGGTCTGTGCGTCCGCTGCCCGGGCGTCGGGTTCGCCGGGCTGCTGCCGGTCCGGGTTCTGTGTCTCGTGCTCGCTCATGTTTCCTGCCCCCGTCGTCGCTGTGAGGTG
This is a stretch of genomic DNA from Streptomyces sp. NA04227. It encodes these proteins:
- the pgl gene encoding 6-phosphogluconolactonase; translation: MSAPQLVVHRAKELMAQAAAARLITRIVDAQSSRGSASVVLTGGRNGNGLLAALAAAPARDAVDWSRLDLWWGDERFLPEGDPDRNVTQARAALLDAVPLDPKRVHPMPAADAGGAVHSGDADAAAEAYARELAAAAGPEDHAGVPAFDVLMLGVGPDTHVASLFPELPAVRETERTVVGVHGAPKPPPTRVSLTLPAIRAAREVWLLAAGEDKAGAVAIALSGAGEIQAPAAGARGTARTLWLLDAAAASQLPRDLLPPAVA
- a CDS encoding DUF2087 domain-containing protein, coding for MDHVLAALADPERQRLYARIVLGQLPPREVEEVRRPLARLVQAGLVRRAEDGSLYADPGVFRRPPPPEAAPDVPRALVGFFAGGRLTAIPVRRSVRQELLVHLTAKYLAPGRTYTEQEVNEAFAEVHEDTAALRRYCVCEGLLVRERDGSRYRLAEASDRSAA
- the pgi gene encoding glucose-6-phosphate isomerase — protein: MNAASPSRLDRTAEWQALEKHRQELGEVRLRELFAAGPERADTYTLQVGDLHIDYAKHLVTDETLRLLRELAAARDVFGLRDAMFRGERINITENRPVLHTALRAPREAVAEVDGTNVVPEVHAVLDKMSAFADRVRAGEWTGHTGKPVRNVVNIGIGGSDLGPAMAYEVLRSFTDRELTVRFVSNVDGADLHEAVRDLDPAETLFVIASKTFTTIETLTNATSARDWLLTELRAGQDAVAKHFVALSTNAEKVAAFGIDTANMFEFWEWVGGRYSYDSAIGLSLMIAIGPERFREMLDGFHLMDEHFRTAPPEANAPLLMGLLGIWYGNFLGAQSHAVLPYSHYLSRFPAYLQQLDMESNGKYVDRSGQEVSWQTGPVVWGTPGTNGQHAYFQLIHQGTKLIPADFIGFAAPVHDLQPGLIAQHDLLMANFFAQTQALAFGKSAEEVRAEGVSEDLVPHKTFKGNHPTTTILAKKLTPSVLGQLVALYEHKVFVQGAVWNIDSFDQWGVELGKVLAKRVEPALTDGADVPGLDASTQALVAKYREFRGR
- a CDS encoding RNA polymerase-binding protein RbpA; protein product: MASGNAIRGSRVGAGPMGEAERGESAPRLRISFWCSNGHETKPSFASDATVPDTWDCPRCGFPAGQDADNPPDPPRTEPYKTHLAYVRERRSDADGEAILAEALAKLRGEI
- the secG gene encoding preprotein translocase subunit SecG, which gives rise to MGFSIALIVLSLLLMLLVLMHKGKGGGLSDMFGGGMQSSVGGSSVAERNLDRITVVVGSLWFACIVVLGLLMKID
- the tpiA gene encoding triose-phosphate isomerase, coding for MSETRTPLMAGNWKMNLNHLEAIAHVQKLAFALADKDYETVEVAVLPPFTDLRSVQTLVDGDKLKIKYGAQDISAQDSGAFTGEISGPMLTKLKCTYVTIGHSERRQYHHETDEIVNAKVKAAYKHGLTPIMCVGEGLEVRKAGNHVEHTLAQVEGGLRDVPAEQAESIVIAYEPVWAIGTGEVATPEDAQEVCRAIRDQLAKLYSPELAAKVRIQYGGSVKGANVAAIMAQPDVDGALVGGAALDADEFVKIVRFKDQ
- the pgk gene encoding phosphoglycerate kinase, whose protein sequence is MKTIDDLLAAGVEARRVFVRADLNVPLADGVITDDGRIRAVLPTVKALADAGAKVVVASHLGRPKGAPDPAFSLLPAAERLGELLGKPVAFAQDTVGPAAHEAVDGLEPGQVAVIENLRFNPGETSKDDAERDAFAEQLAALADVYVGDGFGAVHRKHASVFDLPAKLLHYAGYLIGAEVEVLRKLTEDVRRPYVVALGGAKVSDKLGVIDHLLEKADRILIGGGMAYTFLKAQGHEVGKSLLQEDQVPACLDYLKRAKERGVEFVLPVDVLVSPEFPDLKTKAPVNPTTVPADAIPADEEGMDIGPETRKLYAEKLADAATVFWNGPMGVFEHPDFEGGTRAVAQALLDSPAFTVVGGGDSAAAVRLLGFDENAYGHISTGGGASLEYLEGKTLPGLAALKD
- the gap gene encoding type I glyceraldehyde-3-phosphate dehydrogenase, yielding MTIRVGINGFGRIGRNYFRALLDQGADIEIVAVNDLGDTATTAHLLKYDTILGRLTEEVSHTADSITVGDHTIKVLSERNPADIPWGELGVDIVIESTGIFTSRDDAAKHLAGGAKKVLISAPAKNEDITVVMGVNENQYDPAKHNVISNASCTTNCVAPMAKVLDENFGIVKGLMTTVHAYTNDQRILDFPHKDLRRARAAAENIIPTTTGAAKATALVLPQLKGKLDGLAMRVPVPTGSVTDLVVTLEREVTKDEVNAAFQKAAESGELKGRLTYTADPIVSSDIVSDPSSCTFDSSLTMAEGNQVKVIGWYDNEWGYSNRLVDLTVFVGGRL
- the whiA gene encoding DNA-binding protein WhiA — protein: MAMTAEVKDEISRLPVTRTCCRKAEVSAILRFAGGLHLVSGRIVIEAELDTAMAARRLKRDILEIFGHSSELIVMAPGGLRRGSRYVVRVVAGGDQLARQTGLVDGRGRPIRGLPPQVVSGATCDAEAAWRGAFLAHGSLTEPGRSSSLEVTCPGPEAALALVGAARRLSIAAKAREVRGVDRVVVRDGDAIGALLTRLGAHESVLAWEERRMRREVRATANRLANFDDANLRRSARAAVAAGARVQRALEILGEEVPEHLAAAGRLRMEHKQASLEELGALADPPLTKDAVAGRIRRLLAMADKRAQDLGIPGTESSLSEELAENLAG
- the yvcK gene encoding uridine diphosphate-N-acetylglucosamine-binding protein YvcK, which translates into the protein MTSGTSRLRRMLRDSPTVPRARSALTRRGGRRGAQPKVVALGGGMGLSASLAALRRITGDLTAVVTVADDGGSSGRLRDELGVLPPGDLRKALAALCGDDEWGQTWARVIQHRFHSQGELHDHAVGNLLIVALWEQLGDHVQALDLVGTLLGAHGRVLPMSAVPLELQALVRGHDPERPEEVDTVRGQANVALTPGEVQSVHLLPQDPPAVPEAVAAVLDADWVVLGPGSWFSSVIPHLLVPELLQALTETKARRVLSLNLAPQPGETEGFSPQRHLEVLGRHAPKLALDVVLADEAAVPDRDVLTQAAERFGAAVELAPVARPDGTPRHDPELLAAAYDRIFRMHGRIGPWR
- the rapZ gene encoding RNase adapter RapZ; protein product: MSEHETQNPDRQQPGEPDARAADAQTPDTQTPDAQTPDAQTPDAQTPDAQTADSQTPDIEQVIPELVIISGMSGAGRSTAAKCLEDLGWFVVDNLPPALIPTMVELGARSQGNVARIAVVVDVRGRRFFDNLRESLADLETKHVTRRIVFLESSDEALVRRFESVRRPHPLQGDGRIVDGIEAERELLRELRGDADLVIDTSSLNVHELRAKLDAQFAGEEEPELRATVMSFGYKYGLPVDADLVVDCRFLPNPHWVPELRPFTGLNEEVSGYVFNQPGAKEFLNQYTELLQLIAAGYRREGKRYVTIAIGCTGGKHRSVAMSEKLAARLAAEGVETVVVHRDMGRE